One Phaseolus vulgaris cultivar G19833 chromosome 11, P. vulgaris v2.0, whole genome shotgun sequence genomic window carries:
- the LOC137806435 gene encoding uncharacterized protein, protein MRVHEAVTEKRSDTWRTPYAPRKSQPRTKARDDLPFRPKFRMAYKELLAMLRMADKLRFPSKSDRNLGPRKEIWCEFHKAFGDDVEHCITPGYQLAGLIKDGFLKEYLEGSQEGSNEELPLANQGHEILVHDEINTISGGFSGRECCASKRKKYAREVVKVEAREPDQPAEPDLYFTRADLGDVVLHEDDPVVISVLTVGIRVHRVLIDQGSLADVMFWMTFNKLQLSPDQLRPYDSCLFGFAGNQVKVRGHVELRTNF, encoded by the coding sequence ATGAGAGTGCATGAAGCTGTGACCGAGAAGAGGTCAGACACATGGCGAACACCTTACGCACCAAGGAAGAGCCAACCCAGAACAAAGGCGAGAGATGACTTGCCTTTCCGACCAAAGTTCAGAATGGCGTACAAGGAACTGTTGGCCATGTTGAGAATGGCAGACAAGCTAAGGTTCCCCTCGAAATCTGATAGGAACTTGGGACCGCGAAAGGAGatctggtgtgagttccacaaagCCTTCGGGGATGATGTGGAGCACTGTATAACCCCAGGCTACCAGTTAGCAGGATTGATAAAAGATGGGTTCTTGAAGGAATACCTGGAAGGGAGCCAGGAAGGATCGAATGAGGAGCTTCCTCTAGCGAACCAGGGGCATGAAATACTTGTGCACGACGAGATTAATACTATCTCAGGAGGATTTTCAGGAAGGGAATGTTGCGCTTCCAAACGtaagaagtatgcgagggaAGTGGTGAAGGTAGAGGCGCGAGAACCTGATCAGCCGGCCGAGCCCGACCTCTACTTTACAAGGGCTGATTTGGGAGACGTAGTTCTACATGAGGACGACCCAGTAGTGATCTCGGTCCTCACAGTGGGAATAAGAGTACATAGGGTTCTCATCGACCAAGGGAGCTTGGCCGACGTGATGTTTTGGATGACTTTTAATAAATTGCAGTTGTCACCTGACCAGCTGAGACCATACGACAGCTGCTTATTTGGTTTTGCTGGAAATCAGGTGAAGGTAAGGGGGCATGTGGAGTTGAGGACGAATTTCTAG